Below is a genomic region from Streptomyces sp. NBC_00461.
CGCCGCGGACCAGTTCCCGGGCGGGCTGGCTCAGCAGCCTCCCTATGTCGATCTGGCGGGGGCCCTGACGCGGGCCGCCGAAGAAGCGGGCGAGGAATTCTCCGAAGGCGTCATAGCCTTCTGGTCCGCTGAAGCCGCTGGTCATGGCGTTCCCATCCGGCGTCCCTGCGCGGGCCGGGGACGCCCTCGCTGATCGACGTGCCGGGGTCGGGTAACCCGGGCGGGAGCCGGTTACACCCGGAGGCGCGCGTTCGTAGAACACCTTCGCACGGATGGGGGAGGGGAGCACCTTCGGCGACCGTCCGGCAGCGGGGGTTCGTGGAGCGCCCTGCGCGCACGCACGGCCGTCGGCGGTCGCGGGCCCGGTCCCGGATCAGCGGGCCGTCAGGATGCGTGGTCCTGTCTCCGTGATCGCCACCGTGTGTTCCTCGTGGGCGGCGTGTGAGCCGTCGTTCGGTTGGGGGAGGGGAGCATTTTCGGCGACCGTCCGGCAGCGGGGGTTCGTGGAGCGCCCTGCGCGCACGCACGGCCGTCGGCGGTCGCGGGCCCGGTCCCGGATCAGCGGGCCGTCAGGATGCGTGGTCCTGTCTCCGTGATCGCCACCGTGTGTTCCACGTGGGCCGCGCGTGAGCCGTCGTTCGTGCGCAGGGTCCAGCCGTCCGCCGCCGCGTGGTAGTCGTCCCTGCCGCCGGCCAGCAGCATCGGCTCGATGGCCAGCACCATGCCGTGCCGCAGGGCGAGGCCGCGTCCCGGGCGGCCCTCGTTCGGGACCGGCGGGTCCTCGTGCATACGGCGCCCGATGCCGTGGCCCCCGAAATCGTCCATGATGCCGTACCCCGCCGCGCGGCAGACCGAGCCGATCGCATGCGCGATGTCGCCGATGCGGTTGCCGACGACCGCGGCCTCGATGCCGGCCGCCAGCGCATGCTCGGCCGCCTCGATGAGCCGTACGTCGGCCGGGCGCGGCTCGCCCACGATGAAGCTGATCGCCGAGTCGCCGGCCCAGCCGCCCAGTTCGGCGCCGAAGTCGGCGGAGACCAGGTCGCCGTCGCGCAGCCGGTAGCTCGTCGGGATGCCGTGCACGATCGCGTCGTTCACCGAGATGCAGACGACGGCCGGGAAGGGGACCGGGGCGAAGGAGGGACGGTAGCCGAGGAAGGGGGAGGACGCCCCCGCCGCGCGCAGCACCCCGTGTGCCACCTCGTCCAGCTCCAGCAGCGAAACGCCCACGTCGGCCGCCTGCCGTACGGCCGTCAGGGCCTGTCCGACCACCTGTCCGGCCTCGTACATGGCGTCGATCGATGTGTCTGTCTTCAGTTCCACCATGCCAATTATTATACCGGTATTAGAATGACGGCATGGTGCGCACCCCTCTCACCCCGGAAGAACGCGAACGCGGCGAGCGGCTCGGCCGGCTCCTTCGCGAGGCCCGCGGCGTACGGAGCATGGCGGACGTCGCGGCTCAGGCGGGCATCTCCGCGGAGACGCTCCGCAAGATCGAGACGGGGCGTGCCCCGACCCCGGCCTTCTTCACCGTCGCCGCGCTCGCCCGGGCGCTCGGCCTGTCGATGGACGAACTGGTCGAACTCTGCGCCGCGGCGCCCGTGTGACGCCCATCGGTCAAGATCGCGCAATGAGCAGTCCGCATGCCCGTCGAAAACTCTTCGTAGCGCGTCCGTAACACGACTGGTGTTGCCTACGGAACCGGAGTGCTCCGGTCTGGCGGGAGTTGAGCGATGGCTGTGGATCAACTCCCGGGCAGGGTACGGGAGTTCGCGAACTACCTGAACGGACTGCTGGCGCGCCTGGACCAGGGCGGCGGCTGGTGCGCGGTGTTCTGGCAGCGCGACCCCGACGGGATGCGGGCCTGTCTTGAGGGGCGTGAAGTGCCGCCCTGGGACGTGGTGGAGGCGGTCCTTCAGGACCTCGCCGCCGTGGCCGGTCCGGCTGCCGCGCATCAGGAGAAGGAGCGGGTCCGCGGGATGCACGCAGCCGCGCTCGCCGCGTACGACGCCCGGCCGGGCGGCCGGGACGCCCTCGGCGACCGGCTCGACGTCATGCTCCGCGAACAGCGGTACGCCGCCGAACGCCAGGCGGAACTGAGCCGGCTGCTCGCCCTCGCCGCCACCCAGCAGGAGGCCGACGCCTGCCGCCTCGACCTGGCCTGGGCCCGCGACGACCATGACCGCGCGACGGCCCGGTGCGCCGAACTGCGTTCACGCATGGCCGAGTTGGACCGCCGCGAGACAGGCGCCCAGGCGGCGGCGGTCCGCCGGGGCCGCGTCGGGGACGGGTCTGTGTTCCGCACCGACAGGACCGACAGGACCGACAGGACAGACAGGGGAGACGCCGGATTCCTGCAGCGGCAGGGGCAGGGCCAGTACGACCCTGCGGCCATGGGTGCTCAGCAGGGTGCGTACGAGGCACGGGTGCCCGGCGTGCAGCAGCCGGGCGACTCCTACGGCCGCGAAGACGACGGCTTCCCCGCGGCCCCGGGCACCGCGCTGAGCCGTGCCGGGTTCGATGCCGCGGGCCCGAGAGCATCCACGCGGGAACAGGCTGCCCCGGCATGGACCGCCGCCGAGTGGCAGGCCGCTACCCCCGAAACTGCCGAACCTCCCGCCCCCGAACCTTCCGCCCCCAAACAGCGCAAGCGCCGTCGGGGCAGTGCCCGTTTCGCCGGGATGGCCGAGGAGGAGGCCGCGCCCATCGTCGTACCGACGACCGCCGCGCCGCCCCTGCCCGCGCCGACCGCTGCCGGTGGCCGCACCCCGCGCGGCGCCCGGTTCGCCGGAGGGGCCGAGGAGGCTCAGCGGCCGCAGGAACCGAAGGGCGAGCCGCTGGACGCGGCAGGGGTGCGCGAGGTCGCCGGGGCCGTCGAGGGGCTCGTACGGCTGCGTGCCGAGGGCCGCAGCGGCGAGGCGCACGCGCTGCTCGTCGAAGCGGCCCACTGGCCCGCCGACCGTTTCCCGTCGCTCGCCGCGGAGCTGCAGCGCGCCGGGCTCGGCGCCGACTGGGCGAGCCTGCTGTGGGAGGCCGCCTCGCTGCCCGCCCCACGGCTGGTCGCGGCGGCGGACGCACTGGTCGCCGCCGGGCGCGGGTCCGACGGGGAGCAGATCCTGCGCCAGGGGGTCGCCCGGCCCGCCACCGAGATAGGGCAGGCCGTCCTGGCGCTGGCCGCGGAGGGCCGTCGCCGGGAGGTGCGGGCCCTGCTCGACGCGTACGTCCGCGTCCGTACCCCAGAGGAGGCGGCCCGCAGCGCCGAGCCGGACCCGCAGGCGCTCGTACCGCTCCTGCTGGAGGCTGCGCAGGGCGTCTCGGACGAGCGACACTGGGATCTGGTGCACGCCCTCCGGGTAGCCGGTTTCACCGCCTGACGAAACTCCCCCACTCGCCCCTCGCCTCCCTCCCACCGGCCGCTCCGCTCACCCACAGGAGTGCGAAACGTGATCGACTCCGCGGGTTAACGGCGATGGTCTTGGCAAGGCTCTCCCGGAGGCTTACGTTCATCCCTCTACGGCCTCATCTACGGGCGTAGAGGCTCTGACGTCCCGCCGAAGGAGCAGCTCATGGCCAACGTCGTACGCGCCGCTCTGGTCCAGGCCACCTGGACCGGCGACACCGAGTCCATGGTGGTGAAACACGAGGAGCACGCCCGCGAGGCGGCCCGCCAGGGTGCGAAGGTCATCGGATTCCAGGAAGTCTTCAACGCGCCCTACTTCTGTCAGGTCCAGGAACCGGAGCACTACCGCTGGGCCGAGCCGGTGCCCGAGGGCCCGACCGTGAGTCGTATGCAGGAGCTCGCGCGGGAAACCGGCATGGTGATCGTCGTGCCGGTCTTCGAGGTCGAGCAGTCCGGCTTCTACTACAACACGGCGGCCGTGATCGACGCCGACGGTACCTATCTCGGCAAGTACCGCAAACACCACATCCCGCAGGTCAAGGGCTTCTGGGAGAAGTACTACTTCAAGCCCGGCAACGTCGGATGGCCCGTCTTCGACACCGCGGTCGGCAAGGTCGGCGTCTACATCTGCTACGACCGCCACTTCCCGGAGGGCTGGCGTCAACTCGGCCTCAACGGCGCCCAGTTGGTCTACAATCCGTCGGCCACCCACCGCGGACTCTCCTCCTACCTCTGGCGGCTGGAGCAGCCCGCCGCCGCCGTCGCCAACGAGTACTTCATCGCCGCGATCAACCGCGTCGGCCAGGAGGAGTACGGCGACAACGACTTCTACGGGACCTCGTACTTCGTCGACCCGCGCGGCCAGTTCGTCGGCGAGACCGCCAGCGACAGCAAAGAGGAACTCGTGGTCCGCGACCTCGACTTCGACGTGATCGAGGAAGTGCGGCAACAGTGGGCGTTCTACCGGGACCGACGACCCGACGCCTACGAAGGGCTGGTGCAGCCGTGACCGACCTCTACGCCCGCCACAGGTCGGTACTGCCCGACTGGCTCGCCCTCTACTACGAGGACCCGCTGGAGATCACCCACGGCGAGGGCCGGCACGTCTGGGACGCGGACGGCAACAAGTACCTCGACTTCTTCGGCGGCATCCTGACGACGATGACCGCGCACGCGCTGCCCGAGGTCACCAAGGCGGTGAGCGAGCAGGCCGGGCGGATCCTCCACTCGTCCACGCTCTACCTCAACCGGCCGATGGTCGAACTCGCCGAGCGCATCGCCCAGCTGAGCGGCATCCCGGACGCCCGGGTCTTCTTCACCACCTCCGGCACCGAGGCCAACGACACCGCCCTGCTGCTCGCCACCACCTACCGGCAGAGCAACACGGTCCTGGCGATGCGCAACAGCTACCACGGCCGCTCCTTCAGCGCGGTCGGCATCACCGGCAACCGCGGCTGGTCGCCCACCTCCCTGTCGCCGCTGCAGACCCTGTACGTCCACGGGGGCGTCCGCACCCGCGGCCCGTACGCCTCGCTCAGCGACGACGACTTCATCGCGGCCTGCGTCGAGGACCTGAAGGACCTCCTCGGCCACACCCGCCCGCCCGCGGCCCTGATCGCGGAGCCGATCCAGGGCGTCGGCGGCTTCACCTCCGGGCCGGACGGCCTCTACGCCGCCTTCCGCGAGGTACTCGCCGAGCGCGGCATCCTCTGGATCGCCGACGAGGTGCAGACCGGCTGGGGCCGCACCGGGGACAACTTCTGGGGCTGGCAGGCACACGGCGCGGCCGGCCCTCCCGACCTGCTCACCTTCGCCAAGGGCATCGGCAACGGCAGCTCCATCGGCGGTGTCGTCGCCCGTGCCGAGATCATGAACTGCCTCGACTCCAACAGCATCTCGACCTTCGGCGGCACCCAGATCACCATGGCCGCCGGCCTCGCCAACCTCAACTACCTGCTGGAACACGACCTCCAGGGCAACGCCCGACGCGTCGGCGGACTGCTCATCGAGCGGCTGAGGGCGGTCGCCGCGCAGGTGCCGCACGTGCGGGAGGTGCGCGGGCGTGGCCTGATGCTCGGCGTCGAGCTGGTCAAGCCGGGGACCGACGAAGCCGATCCGGAGGCGGCGAGCGCCGTGCTGGAGGCGACCCGCGCGGACGGACTGCTCATCGGCAAGGGCGGCGGCCACAACACCAGCGCGCTGCGCGTCGCCCCACCGCTGTCCCTCACGGTCGCGGAGGCCGAGGAGGGCGCCGCGATCCTCGAACGCGCTCTGAGAAGCCTCACGTAGCAGCCGGCCCAGCAAGGGAAGTCCGCATGACCACCACCTTCGGGACCTTCGAACCCGCCCTGTCGGTGCGCCAGGTTTTGAGCCTGGAACGGGTCCTCGCAGGGGAGCCCGAGGTGGTGGCCGGAGCGAGCCAGCTCGACCGGCCGGTGCGCTGGGTGCATGTGGCCGAGGCACCCGACGTGGGCGTGATGCTCACCGGCGGCGAGATGGTGCTCACCACCGGCGTGCTGCTCGCAGGCGACGAGGAGAAGCAGGCCGAGTACATCCGGTCGCTGCACCGCGCGGAGGCCGCGGCCGTCGTGCTCGGCCTCGGGCGGGCCTTTCCGTCCCCGCCGGACGCGATGCGCCGGGCCGCCGAGCGGTGCGGTCTGCCCATGGTGGTCCTCCACCGGCCCTTCCCCTTCGCGGAGTTGACCGAAGAGGTGCAAGCCCGGCTGGTACGGCGGAAGTTCGCCGCCGTCAGCCTCTCCGAGTCCGTGCGCACGGCCCTGACCGGGCTCATCACCGTGGGCGCCCCGCTGCAGAGCCTCCTCGACGAAATCGCCCAGCACGGTGCCTGTCCGGTCGTCGTCACCAACCTCGCGCACCGCGTCCTCGCCACGGCGGGGGAGCGGCCGGCCGTGGACGACGTGCTGCGCGACTGGGAGCGCATCTCCCGGCAGGCCGGGGGCAACGAGGGCGACGGCTGGATCCGCGCCGAGCTCGGCGGGCGTGGCGAGCGGTGGGGCCAGATCATGCTGTGCGGCTACCGCGGTGACACGGCCACCGGGCGCCTGCTCGCCGACCGGGCCGCCGAGGCCCTCGTCCTGCACCGCATGCTCGGCGGCAACTCGGCCCACACCTGGGAGGAGCAGTCCGCCCAGAGCCTGCTCACCGACCTGGCCAGCGGGGTCGTACCGGCACGGCAGCTGCTGCCCCGCGCGCGGGCCGCCGGACTGCCCGTCAACCGGCGGACGTTCGTGCCCCTGGTCGTGCGGGCCGGCGAGCCGGCCCAACTGGACCGTGTGTTGCGGCTGGTGGGCCTGCCCGGTCTCGTCGCCGAGCTGGCCGACGGCGCCACCGCCGTACTGCTGAGCCTCGCCCGCGACCAGGACGCCGCCTCGCTCACCGCACACTTCGCGGCCAGGCTCCGTACCGAGTCCGGGTCGCCGAAGACCGTCGTGGCCGCCGCCGACCCGCGCATCGCCTGGGACGACGTGCCGGCCGGGCTCCGTGAGGCCCAGCACGTCGCCGACGCGGTCGCGGACTCCTCGGCCGTCCTCGACCTCCCGGCCGTCGTACGCCTCAAGGACGTACATCTGCGCGGTCTGATCCGGCTGTTGCGGGACGATCCGCAGGTGCAGTCCTTCGCCGAGCGGGAGCTGGACGGGCTGCTGTGCGCGGCCGACGAGGACCTGCTGTCCGTGCTGCGCACCTACCTCGCCACCGGCCGCAACAAGTCCCGTACCGCCCAGCTCCACCATGTCTCGCGGCCCGCGCTGTATCGCCGCCTGGAGGCCATACAGGGCCGGCTCGGGGTCGACCTCGACGACTTCGAACAAGCCGCCTCGGTACACATCGCACTCCTCGCGCATGACGCGCAACAGGGCTGAAACATGCCACGACCTGGGAAAACGGTGGTGAAACATGGGTCTGGGACAGGGTGACACCGTGGCACGCCGGATGCCCGTATGCGTGACACCGTGCAACTCAAAGCCGGTTTTCGGACTTCCTAGGCTGCTCGAATACCGAGCGACCGGAGGTCCCGATGAGCCGAGTGATTCGTGCCGCCCTGTTCCAGACCGCGTGGACGGGCGACAAGGAGTCGATGATCCAGGTGCACGAGCAGGCGGCCCGCGACGCGGCCGCGCAGGGTGCTCAGGTCCTGTGCTTCCAGGAGCTGTTCTACGGGCCCTACTTCTGCCAGGTCCAGGACAAGGCGTTCTACGAGTACGCCGAGCAGATCCCGGACGGCCCCATCGTCAAGCGCTTCCAGGCGCTGGCCAAGGAACTGGGCATCGTCCTGATCCTGCCGATGTACGAGGAGGAGCAGCCCGGCGTCCTCTACAACACGGCCGCCGTGATCGACGCGGACGGCTCGTACCTCGGCAAGTACCGCAAGCACCACATCCCCCAAGTACCCGGATTCTGGGAGAAGTTCTACTTCCGCCCGGGCAACGCCGGCTGGCCCGTCTTCAACACGGCCGTCGGCAGGATCGGCGTCTACATCTGCTACGACCGCCACTTCCCGGAGGGCTGGCGGGCGTTGGGGCTGGAGGGCGCCGAGATCGTCTTCAACCCGTCGGCCACCTCCAGGGGTCTGTCCGGCTACCTCTGGCAGCTGGAGCAGCCCGCGGCGGCCGTCGCCAACGAGTACTTCGTCGGCGCGATCAACCGGGTCGGGGTCGAGGAGCTGGGCGACAACGACTTCTACGGGACCTCGTACTTCGTGGACCCGGAGGCCCAGTTCGTGGGCGAGGTGGCCAGCGACAAGGAGACCGAGCTCGTCGTCCGCGACCTGGACCTGGCCAAGCTGCGGGAGGTCCGCGACCGCTGGCAGTTCTTCCGCGACCGCCGTCCGGACGCGTACTCCCCGCTGACCGCTCCGTAGCCGGGGGGTGGTGTACCGCGCCCTCAAGGGGCGCGGGGAACCGCGCGACCAGCCACACACGACCCGCACCTTTGGACCGTTCCCCCCAGCGGAGCGCAAACGTAGGAGAGGGAGTATGAGCAGCCGTACTGTCATCCGTGGTGGCCTCGTCATCACCGCGTCCGACGAGATCCACGCCGACGTCCTGATCGAGGACGGTCGCATCGCCGCCCTCGCTGCCGCAGGCACTTCCGCCGCCGAGGCATGGACTGCCGAGCGGACCATCGACGCCACCGGGAAGTACGTCATCCCCGGTGGCGTCGACGCCCACACCCACATGGAGCTGCCGTTCGGCGGCACCTTCGCCTCCGACACCTTCGAGACCGGCACCCGGGCGGCCGCCTGGGGCGGTACGACGACGATCGTCGACTTCGCGGTGCAGAGCGTCGGCCACTCGCTGCGCGAGGGCCTCGACGCCTGGCACGCCAAGGCGGAGGGCAACTGCGCGATCGACTACGGCTTCCACATGATCGTCTCCGATGTGAACGAGGGGACGCTCAAGGAGATGGACCACCTCGTCGAGGAAGGCGTCACCTCCTTCAAGCAGTTCATGGCCTATCCCGGCGTCTTCTACTCCGACGACGGCCAGATCCTGCGCGCCATGCAGCGCTCCGCCGAGAACGGCGGCCTGATCATGATGCACGCCGAGAACGGCATCGCGATCGACGTACTGGTGGAGCAGGCACTGGCGCGCGGGGAGACCGATCCGCGCTACCACGGCGAGGTCCGCAAGGCCCTGCTGGAGGCCGAGGCCACCCACCGCGCCATCAGGCTCGCCCAGGTCGCGGGAGCGCCGCTCTACGTCGTGCACGTCTCGGCGATGGAGGCGGTCGCCGAGCTGGCGCGGGCGCGCGACGAGGGGCTCCCCGTCTTCGGCGAGACCTGCCCGCAGTACCTGTTCCTGTCCACCGACAACCTCGCCGAGCCGGACTTCGAGGGCTCGAAGTACGTGTGCAGCACGCCGCTTCGCCCCAAGGAGCACCAGGCCAAGCTGTGGCAGGGGCTCAGGACGAACGATCTCCAGGTCGTCTCCACCGACCACTGCCCCTTCTGCTTCGTGGGCCAGAAGGAACTGGGGCGAGGGGACTTCTCGAAGATCCCCAACGGCCTCCCGGGCGTCGAGAACCGTATGGACCTGCTCCACCAGGCCGTCGTCGACGGGCACATCTCGCGCCGCCGCTGGATCGAGATCGCCTGCGCGGCCCCGGCCCGGATGTTCGGCATGTACCCGAAGAAGGGCACCATCGCCCCGGGCGCCGACGCCGACGTCGTCATCTACGACCCGAACGCCGAGCAGGTCATGTCCGTGGAGACGCACCACATGAACGTCGACTACTCGGCCTACGAGGGCAAGCGCACCATCGGCCGCGTCGAGACGGTCCTCTCGCGCGGCGAAGTCGTCATCAACGAGCGGGAGTACACCGGACGCGCCGGCCACGGCGTGTACACCCCGCGCTCCACCTGTCAGTACCTCAACTAGGAGTGGCGCCAATGGACTTCGGACTCGTCCTGCAGACCGACCCGCCGGCCTCGAAGGTCGTCAGCCTGATGAAGCGGGCCGAGCGCAACGGCTTCACGTACGGCTGGACCTTCGACTCCGCCGTGCTCTGGCAGGAGCCGTTCGTGATCTACAGTCAGATCCTGTCGAACACCACGAAGTTGACGGTCGGCCCGATGGTCACCAACCCGGGCACCCGAACCTGGGAGGTCACCGCCTCCACCTTCGCCACCCTGAACGACATGTTCGGCAACCGCACCGTCTGCGGCATCGGCCGCGGCGACTCCGCGATGCGTGTCGCGGGCCGCAAGCCCAACACGCTGGCCCGCATCAGCGACGCGATGAGGGTGATCCGCGCCCTCGGCCGCGGCGACGAGGCCGACCTCGGCGGCGGCACGGTCGTCAGGTTCCCGTGGATCAGGCCGGGCGCCGAACTCCCCGTATGGATGGCGGCGTACGGCCCCAAGGCCCTGAAGATGACCGGCGAGGAGGCCGACGGCTTCATCCTCCAGCTGTCCGACCCCTACCTCACCGAGTACATGGTCAAGGCGGTCAAGGAGGCGGCCGTCGCCGCCGGACGCAACCCCGACGACGTCAAGATCTGCGTCGCCGCCCCCGCCTACGTCACCGAGGACGACTCGCCCGAGGCGCTGGCGCACGCCCGTGACCAGTGCCGCTGGTTCGGCGGCATGGTCGGAAACCACGTCGCCGACCTCGTCTCCAAGTACGGCGAGCACTCCGCCCAGGTCCCCGAGGAACTCACCGACTACATCAAGGCCCGCGAGGGGTACGACTACTCCCACCACGGGCGCGCGGACAACCCCGACACCCAGTTCGTGCCCGACGAGATCGTCGACCGGTTCTGTGTCATCGGGCCGGTCGAGAAGCACGTGGAGAAGCTGAACGCGCTGCGCGAGCTGGGCGTCGACCAGTTCGCCGTGTACGACATGCACGACGCGCAGGAGGCCGTGATCGACGCGTACGGCGCGAAGGTCATCCCTGCGGTCAACTCCTGACCCTCACCGCCCAGTCCCCTCCCCACCCCCCACTCCAGTTCTCCCCTCCCCTCCCCGGGGAGGGGCCGGAGACCCCGCACGGCCTTTCCGGACCCACCCTTCATTGATTGGCCTGCCCATGACCGACACCGCTCCCACGGCCATACCGCCGACAGCCCAAGTCACTCTCACCGACGGGCGCGTGGAGATCGCGCCGGGGTCTCCGCTGCCCAGCGGGCCGTACGCCAACGAGGACCTGCTCCCGGTCCCCGTCGAGAAGCGCACCTGGACCACGTACAACTTCTCCGCCCTGTGGGTCGGCATGGCCCACAACACGGCTTCCTGGACGCTCGCCTCCGGTCTGATCGCCGTCGGCATGGACTGGAAGCAGGCGGTGTTCACCATCGGCCTGGCCAATCTGATCGTGCTGGTCCCGATGCTGCTCACCGGGCACGCGGGGCCGAAGTACGGCATCCCCTTCCCGGTCTTCGCCCGGGCCTCCTTCGGCATCCGGGGCGCCAACCTCCCCGCTGTCGTACGCGCGTTGGTGGCGTGCGGCTGGTTCGGCATCCAGACGTGGATCGGCGGTGAGGCGATCTACTTCCTGGCCGGCAAGCTCATCGGCGACAGCTGGGCCAACGCCTCGCACGTGGGCGGCTACGCCTGGACGATGTGGCTGTCGTTCGCGATCTTCTGGGTGATCCAGGTCGCCATCATCTACCGGGGCATGGAGACGATCCGCCGCTTCGAGAACTGGGCGGCGCCCTTCGTCATCGTCGGCGCGATCGTGATGCTGATCTGGATGAGCAACAAGGCCGGCGGCTTCGGCCCGCTGCTCGACCAGCCCTCCAAGCTCGGCTGGGGCGGCGACTTCTGGAAGCTGTTCTGGCCCTCCCTCATGGGCATGATCGGCTTCTGGTCCACGCTGTCACTGAACATTCCCGACTTCACCC
It encodes:
- the map gene encoding type I methionyl aminopeptidase, with translation MVELKTDTSIDAMYEAGQVVGQALTAVRQAADVGVSLLELDEVAHGVLRAAGASSPFLGYRPSFAPVPFPAVVCISVNDAIVHGIPTSYRLRDGDLVSADFGAELGGWAGDSAISFIVGEPRPADVRLIEAAEHALAAGIEAAVVGNRIGDIAHAIGSVCRAAGYGIMDDFGGHGIGRRMHEDPPVPNEGRPGRGLALRHGMVLAIEPMLLAGGRDDYHAAADGWTLRTNDGSRAAHVEHTVAITETGPRILTAR
- a CDS encoding nitrilase-related carbon-nitrogen hydrolase, coding for MSRVIRAALFQTAWTGDKESMIQVHEQAARDAAAQGAQVLCFQELFYGPYFCQVQDKAFYEYAEQIPDGPIVKRFQALAKELGIVLILPMYEEEQPGVLYNTAAVIDADGSYLGKYRKHHIPQVPGFWEKFYFRPGNAGWPVFNTAVGRIGVYICYDRHFPEGWRALGLEGAEIVFNPSATSRGLSGYLWQLEQPAAAVANEYFVGAINRVGVEELGDNDFYGTSYFVDPEAQFVGEVASDKETELVVRDLDLAKLREVRDRWQFFRDRRPDAYSPLTAP
- a CDS encoding NCS1 family nucleobase:cation symporter-1; protein product: MTDTAPTAIPPTAQVTLTDGRVEIAPGSPLPSGPYANEDLLPVPVEKRTWTTYNFSALWVGMAHNTASWTLASGLIAVGMDWKQAVFTIGLANLIVLVPMLLTGHAGPKYGIPFPVFARASFGIRGANLPAVVRALVACGWFGIQTWIGGEAIYFLAGKLIGDSWANASHVGGYAWTMWLSFAIFWVIQVAIIYRGMETIRRFENWAAPFVIVGAIVMLIWMSNKAGGFGPLLDQPSKLGWGGDFWKLFWPSLMGMIGFWSTLSLNIPDFTRYGKSQKAQTWGQALGLPTTMTLFALLSVLVTSGSQAVYGETVWDPVQLAAKTDNVFGLLFALVTVLVATLSVNIAANLVSPAFDFSNIAPRKVSFRAGALVTCVLGVLIFPWKLYSDPQGYIFTWLGLVGGLLGTVAGILIADYWILRRGKLDLVDLYRPGGRYWYAGGWNWRAVVAFVAGGVLAVGGATFKPLVDGRPIPALKPLADYGWAVGLGTSMVLYVVLMLLRGKDRIEA
- a CDS encoding helix-turn-helix domain-containing protein, whose translation is MVRTPLTPEERERGERLGRLLREARGVRSMADVAAQAGISAETLRKIETGRAPTPAFFTVAALARALGLSMDELVELCAAAPV
- a CDS encoding aspartate aminotransferase family protein; the protein is MTDLYARHRSVLPDWLALYYEDPLEITHGEGRHVWDADGNKYLDFFGGILTTMTAHALPEVTKAVSEQAGRILHSSTLYLNRPMVELAERIAQLSGIPDARVFFTTSGTEANDTALLLATTYRQSNTVLAMRNSYHGRSFSAVGITGNRGWSPTSLSPLQTLYVHGGVRTRGPYASLSDDDFIAACVEDLKDLLGHTRPPAALIAEPIQGVGGFTSGPDGLYAAFREVLAERGILWIADEVQTGWGRTGDNFWGWQAHGAAGPPDLLTFAKGIGNGSSIGGVVARAEIMNCLDSNSISTFGGTQITMAAGLANLNYLLEHDLQGNARRVGGLLIERLRAVAAQVPHVREVRGRGLMLGVELVKPGTDEADPEAASAVLEATRADGLLIGKGGGHNTSALRVAPPLSLTVAEAEEGAAILERALRSLT
- a CDS encoding TIGR03842 family LLM class F420-dependent oxidoreductase: MDFGLVLQTDPPASKVVSLMKRAERNGFTYGWTFDSAVLWQEPFVIYSQILSNTTKLTVGPMVTNPGTRTWEVTASTFATLNDMFGNRTVCGIGRGDSAMRVAGRKPNTLARISDAMRVIRALGRGDEADLGGGTVVRFPWIRPGAELPVWMAAYGPKALKMTGEEADGFILQLSDPYLTEYMVKAVKEAAVAAGRNPDDVKICVAAPAYVTEDDSPEALAHARDQCRWFGGMVGNHVADLVSKYGEHSAQVPEELTDYIKAREGYDYSHHGRADNPDTQFVPDEIVDRFCVIGPVEKHVEKLNALRELGVDQFAVYDMHDAQEAVIDAYGAKVIPAVNS
- the hydA gene encoding dihydropyrimidinase, coding for MSSRTVIRGGLVITASDEIHADVLIEDGRIAALAAAGTSAAEAWTAERTIDATGKYVIPGGVDAHTHMELPFGGTFASDTFETGTRAAAWGGTTTIVDFAVQSVGHSLREGLDAWHAKAEGNCAIDYGFHMIVSDVNEGTLKEMDHLVEEGVTSFKQFMAYPGVFYSDDGQILRAMQRSAENGGLIMMHAENGIAIDVLVEQALARGETDPRYHGEVRKALLEAEATHRAIRLAQVAGAPLYVVHVSAMEAVAELARARDEGLPVFGETCPQYLFLSTDNLAEPDFEGSKYVCSTPLRPKEHQAKLWQGLRTNDLQVVSTDHCPFCFVGQKELGRGDFSKIPNGLPGVENRMDLLHQAVVDGHISRRRWIEIACAAPARMFGMYPKKGTIAPGADADVVIYDPNAEQVMSVETHHMNVDYSAYEGKRTIGRVETVLSRGEVVINEREYTGRAGHGVYTPRSTCQYLN
- a CDS encoding PucR family transcriptional regulator produces the protein MTTTFGTFEPALSVRQVLSLERVLAGEPEVVAGASQLDRPVRWVHVAEAPDVGVMLTGGEMVLTTGVLLAGDEEKQAEYIRSLHRAEAAAVVLGLGRAFPSPPDAMRRAAERCGLPMVVLHRPFPFAELTEEVQARLVRRKFAAVSLSESVRTALTGLITVGAPLQSLLDEIAQHGACPVVVTNLAHRVLATAGERPAVDDVLRDWERISRQAGGNEGDGWIRAELGGRGERWGQIMLCGYRGDTATGRLLADRAAEALVLHRMLGGNSAHTWEEQSAQSLLTDLASGVVPARQLLPRARAAGLPVNRRTFVPLVVRAGEPAQLDRVLRLVGLPGLVAELADGATAVLLSLARDQDAASLTAHFAARLRTESGSPKTVVAAADPRIAWDDVPAGLREAQHVADAVADSSAVLDLPAVVRLKDVHLRGLIRLLRDDPQVQSFAERELDGLLCAADEDLLSVLRTYLATGRNKSRTAQLHHVSRPALYRRLEAIQGRLGVDLDDFEQAASVHIALLAHDAQQG
- a CDS encoding nitrilase-related carbon-nitrogen hydrolase: MANVVRAALVQATWTGDTESMVVKHEEHAREAARQGAKVIGFQEVFNAPYFCQVQEPEHYRWAEPVPEGPTVSRMQELARETGMVIVVPVFEVEQSGFYYNTAAVIDADGTYLGKYRKHHIPQVKGFWEKYYFKPGNVGWPVFDTAVGKVGVYICYDRHFPEGWRQLGLNGAQLVYNPSATHRGLSSYLWRLEQPAAAVANEYFIAAINRVGQEEYGDNDFYGTSYFVDPRGQFVGETASDSKEELVVRDLDFDVIEEVRQQWAFYRDRRPDAYEGLVQP